In one Cloacibacillus porcorum genomic region, the following are encoded:
- a CDS encoding ATP-binding protein, translated as MIQINPYTPGAGLMPRCLAGRDEVLEKADETLARVAACFTARSVVYYGLRGVGKTVLLNEIEERAKDLDVFYEHIEITERGNFKSAVSLYTNKLMRRMSVIEMAKQSAGRAFGVLKAFHATYSPDGSVNFGIEGAAPPAVGVSDTGDFKNDLTELFTALGALAAKSGHGAAFFIDEIQYMTEADFEALIVALHRVSQKGYPLIVFAAGLPKIAKIAGDVKSYAERLFRFIPIGSLDSEAARLALSEPALVFDVHYDDDALDYILKETECYPYFIQEYGRQAWRQIKDHRISLLGAMAARETFERELDESFFKVRYDRATPKELAFMYAMVDCGGRECAVKDVAARLGKSVAEISTLRAQLIHKGFVYASERGEISFSVPQFNRYLERKRLL; from the coding sequence ATGATTCAGATAAATCCATATACGCCCGGAGCCGGACTAATGCCTCGCTGCCTTGCCGGACGGGACGAGGTTCTTGAAAAGGCGGACGAAACTCTGGCAAGGGTGGCTGCCTGTTTTACCGCGCGTTCGGTCGTCTATTACGGACTGCGCGGCGTGGGCAAGACCGTGCTGCTGAATGAGATAGAAGAGCGTGCAAAGGATCTCGATGTTTTCTACGAACATATTGAGATAACGGAGCGGGGAAATTTCAAAAGCGCGGTTTCACTTTATACCAATAAACTGATGCGCAGAATGAGCGTTATCGAGATGGCTAAGCAGAGCGCCGGTAGAGCGTTCGGTGTTCTCAAGGCCTTTCACGCCACTTACAGCCCGGACGGGTCTGTCAATTTCGGCATAGAGGGGGCCGCTCCTCCCGCGGTCGGTGTATCCGATACGGGGGATTTTAAGAACGACCTTACCGAGCTTTTTACCGCCTTGGGGGCGCTTGCCGCGAAATCTGGGCATGGGGCTGCTTTTTTTATTGATGAAATACAGTACATGACAGAGGCTGATTTTGAGGCGCTCATCGTCGCCCTTCACAGGGTAAGTCAGAAGGGCTATCCGCTTATTGTTTTCGCCGCCGGTTTGCCCAAAATCGCGAAGATCGCGGGGGACGTAAAGTCTTATGCCGAGCGGCTATTCCGCTTTATTCCAATTGGCTCCCTGGACAGTGAGGCGGCGCGCCTCGCGCTCTCTGAACCGGCGCTGGTATTTGACGTCCATTACGACGACGACGCTCTCGATTATATTCTTAAAGAGACCGAATGCTATCCCTATTTTATTCAGGAGTACGGCAGGCAGGCATGGCGCCAAATAAAGGATCACCGGATCTCGCTTCTTGGTGCGATGGCGGCTCGCGAGACTTTTGAACGCGAGCTGGATGAAAGTTTTTTCAAGGTCCGCTATGACCGCGCGACTCCCAAGGAGCTGGCCTTCATGTACGCCATGGTCGACTGCGGCGGGCGCGAATGTGCCGTCAAAGATGTCGCCGCGAGGCTCGGTAAGTCTGTCGCAGAAATTTCGACACTCCGGGCACAGCTGATCCATAAAGGATTTGTCTACGCCTCTGAACGAGGGGAGATAAGTTTTTCCGTACCGCAGTTTAACAGGTATCTGGAGCGCAAAAGATTGTTATAA